The genomic stretch ATATTATGTCTGCGTAGTTCCTCCTTGGGCATTGCCTAAATAGCCAGATTTATTGCTTTTAGGATGACTTAATGTTATGGTACTCCTATCTATATTCTTAAATGACTCACTAAAATTAATTCAAAACAACATGCAACTTCCTTAATAATTACACGTCATCAAAGCATATAATTATTCAAAGAATTAAACATTAATACTTATGAAAAAAATAATATCATTATTTACTATTTCACTAATTCTTCTTTTCAATGGTAGCCTAATAGCACAGGTTTGGCTGAACCCCAACACCAGCTGGTCACAAAAATGTGCAGCAATGTCGGGATCTGCAGATGCGTACTCTTGTATTACTAATGACTCGATTGTTGTCAATGGTACTATTGCCAAAACCGTTACCCGATCTACAGATTGGTCTTTTAGTACAGTAACTGAAGATAATTACCTTTATGCTAATGGTGATAAATTATATATGGAGATGAATGGCTCTTTCCAATTAATTTATGATATGAATCTCACTCCTGGTGATTCTATCGTTGTCAACCCTTACAACACCTGTACTGTTCGGATGCATATCGATTCTCTCTCCACAATTCAAGTCAATAGTCAATTGAAACGGGTACAACACGTTCATTACACCTATGACCCTAATGATGGAAACTTACCTTCAGGAAGCACTATTAACTTTGGTAACAATCAATTAGTTATTGAAGGTATGGGTACAAATAATCATGCTTTATATTGGTTTGAAAATTTTTGTTTTCTAGAAGGTACATTTTATAGACTAACTTGCTTCAAGGAAGGATCTTCTCAACACATCCTTGAAGCAAATTCAACCTGCCACACATGTCAATCAACAAATTCTATATCGGACTTGAGCTCAAACCAAAACAAATGGACTTTTTACCCCAATCCAGTTACTGATCAATTTACAATTAGTGAACTAAATGGAGTCCCATCCCAATACAACCTTATTCTAAAAACCATCACTGGCAAAACCGTATTAGAACAAACAGGTGAAGCTTCAAATATTACTATAGATGTAAGTAATTTACCTACTGGCACATATACGGCAACAGTAAAAACCAACTCCGACATCAAAACCTTTAGATTTGTTAAATAATT from Flavobacteriales bacterium encodes the following:
- a CDS encoding T9SS type A sorting domain-containing protein; amino-acid sequence: MKKIISLFTISLILLFNGSLIAQVWLNPNTSWSQKCAAMSGSADAYSCITNDSIVVNGTIAKTVTRSTDWSFSTVTEDNYLYANGDKLYMEMNGSFQLIYDMNLTPGDSIVVNPYNTCTVRMHIDSLSTIQVNSQLKRVQHVHYTYDPNDGNLPSGSTINFGNNQLVIEGMGTNNHALYWFENFCFLEGTFYRLTCFKEGSSQHILEANSTCHTCQSTNSISDLSSNQNKWTFYPNPVTDQFTISELNGVPSQYNLILKTITGKTVLEQTGEASNITIDVSNLPTGTYTATVKTNSDIKTFRFVK